The proteins below come from a single Hippocampus zosterae strain Florida chromosome 5, ASM2543408v3, whole genome shotgun sequence genomic window:
- the ethe1 gene encoding persulfide dioxygenase ETHE1, mitochondrial isoform X2, which produces MCSVLTRAAARRQDRLRVALGGLRAPSGASSVSPAGGGRPRAGASTRGRRPYSSGTRLNDGLLFRQYLTVRETPGHTDGCVTLVTQDQGMAFTGDALLIRGCGRTDFQQGCSKRLFASIHQKIFTLPDRCLVYPAHDYLGQTVSTVGEERTFNPRLTKSLEEFVAIMNNLNLPKPSKIDISVPANLVCGVHHV; this is translated from the exons ATGTGCTCCGTGCTAACCAGGGCGGCGGCGAGGCGCCAGGACCGGCTGCGAGTCGCGCTCGGTGGCCTCCGCGCGCCAAGCGGCGCCTCGAGCGTTTCGCCGGCCGGTGGCGGACGCCCGCGTGCGGGAGCGTCGACGCGAGGACGGAGGCCGTACTCGTCCGGGACGCGGTTGAACGACGGGCTCCTCTTCCGACAG TATCTCACTGTGAGAGAAACACCGGGACACACCGACGGCTGCGTGACGCTGGTGACCCAGGACCAGGGCATGGCCTTCACCGGTGATGCGTTGCTGATACGAGGCTGCGGCAGGACTGATTTCCAGCAAG GTTGTTCCAAACGGCTCTTCGCTTCCATTCATCAGAAGATCTTTACCCTGCCCGACCGGTGCCTCGTCTACCCGGCGCACGACTACTTAG GTCAGACGGTGTCGACCGTCGGCGAAGAGCGCACCTTCAACCCTCGACTGACCAAGAGCCTGGAGGAATTTGTGGCCATCATGAACAATCTGAATCTTCCAAAGCCTTCAAAAATTG ACATTTCAGTGCCTGCCAACCTGGTTTGCGGAGTGCATCATGTTTGA
- the themis2 gene encoding protein THEMIS2 has product MAFPLLQYVATLDGASLPRILRVCSGVYFQGSVYEISGNEVCFSTGDVIKVTGIELSSVCCQDVDGDETFELPLDHAGLLTAIPEAAAYDTVEEVVKAEGAGSESRPPVTFTSRSEVALADVTLGAGAVLTVISVAQEERRCRCRLHPGPGRPQVEVEAEAEVDVPLATRGQFYVSRGHGRFTPREIVTSAHLRGRRFRFDDGAASRGALVLSPVYQICAIMSLRKDVLRFPSSLAMDVADITDTCGDVGFVTPLSLPEVHSQSEESFPAVVEVLEGPEMRSVLKSAWLPQLRAGARLIFHGRATSPMTVVSGGKSRQARRYFLVSERYAGRFRRRPRAFDSAYELYAASAQTPALRVSAARDCEEAEEEGLPGLSVGERLEVLGRQKVRLPCGPADAVACVRLRDADDEGEDEEDEEVGAGRRGGLLYLPLHMQGRFVELLSDNKKYALKALGDKLPLDVKAVSRDPEMESDPLVGLPSLRLLGVTLEPTIRASFLHAPHLCFEIPTRRLGVSVCRTRQPLPWPPDRAPECAVEPVTEVTEEFLHQFQKEALPVLSPPPRPPKRCPAAPTRDFGAMTIRSRGSSLPPPAQAGVSHRPPTVASRESLTPRASVPRATPNSDARALTSDVDGPAREDAAVKSDDDNYEQVEDVPTATPQRTRKSVGFF; this is encoded by the exons ATGGCGTTTCCTCTCCTTCAGTACGTGGCCACGCTGGACGGCGCCAGTCTGCCCAGAATCCTTCGGGTCTGCTCGGGGGTCTACTTCCAAG GGTCCGTCTATGAGATTTCGGGCAACGAGGTCTGCTTCTCCACCGGGGACGTCATCAAGGTCACCGGCATCGAACTCTCGTCCGTTTGTTGCCAGGACGTCGACGGCGACGAGACCTTCGAGCTCCCCCTGGACCACGCAG GCTTGTTGACGGCGATCCCGGAGGCCGCCGCGTACGACACGGTGGAGGAAGTGGTCAAAGCGGAGGGCGCCGGCTCGGAGTCTCGCCCGCCCGTCACCTTCACGAGCCGCTCCGAGGTGGCGCTGGCCGACGTCACGCTGGGGGCGGGCGCCGTCCTGACCGTCATCTCCGTGGCGCAAGAGGAGCGGCGCTGCCGCTGCCGGCTACACCCGGGCCCGGGCCGGCCCCAGGTCGAGGTCGAGGCCGAGGCCGAGGTGGACGTGCCGCTGGCGACGCGCGGCCAGTTCTACGTCAGCCGAGGCCACGGGCGCTTCACCCCCCGGGAGATCGTGACCTCGGCGCACCTGCGCGGTCGACGCTTCCGCTTCGACGACGGCGCCGCCAGCCGGGGCGCGCTGGTCCTCAGCCCGGTCTACCAGATCTGCGCCATCATGAGCC TGAGGAAGGACGTGTTGCGCTTCCCGTCCAGCCTGGCCATGGACGTGGCGGACATCACGGACACGTGCGGGGACGTGGGCTTCGTCACCCCCCTCAGCCTGCCCGAGGTCCATTCCCAGTCGGAGGAAAGCTTCCCCGCGGTGGTGGAGGTCCTGGAGGGGCCGGAGATGCGCTCGGTGCTGAAGAGCGCTTGGCTCCCGCAGCTGCGGGCGGGAGCGCGGCTCATCTTCCACGGACGGGCCACCTCGCCCATGACGGTGGTGTCCGGCGGCAAAAGCCGGCAGGCGCGGCGCTACTTCCTGGTGTCGGAGCGCTACGCCGGCCGCTTCCGCCGCCGTCCCCGCGCCTTCGACTCGGCGTACGAGCTGTACGCGGCCTCGGCTCAAACGCCCGCTTTGAGAGTGTCGGCCGCGCGAGACTGCGAGGAGGCCGAGGAGGAAGGCCTTCCCGGCCTCTCGGTCGGCGAGCGGCTGGAAGTGCTGGGCCGCCAAAAGGTGCGACTGCCGTGCGGCCCGGCCGACGCCGTGGCTTGCGTGCGCCTCCGAGACGCCGACGACGAAGGAGAGgacgaggaagacgaggaggtcGGGGCCGGGCGGCGGGGGGGCCTCCTTTATCTGCCTTTGCACATGCAAGGCCGCTTTGTGGAGCTGCTGAGCGACAACAAGAAGTACGCGCTGAAGGCGCTGGGCGACAAGCTGCCTCTGGACGTGAAAGCCGTGAGCCGGGACCCCGAGATGGAGAGCGACCCGCTGGTGGGCTTACCTTCTCTGCGTCTGCTCGGGGTCACCCTGGAGCCCACCATCCGGGCCAGCTTCCTGCACGCGCCCCACCTCTGCTTCGAGATCCCCACCCGCCGGCTCGGCGTGAGCGTGTGCCGCACCCGGCAGCCTCTGCCGTGGCCCCCGGACCGGGCCCCCGAATGCGCCGTGGAGCCCGTTACGGAGGTGACGGAGGAGTTCCTGCACCAGTTTCAAAAAGAGGCCCTTCCCGTTCTCAGCCCTCCTCCCAGACCCCCCAAAAGGTGCCCGGCGGCGCCGACCCGAGACTTTGGCGCCATGACCATCAGAAGTCGAGGGAGCTCCTTGCCGCCGCCTGCC CAGGCAGGTGTCAGCCATCGGCCGCCGACAGTGGCGTCGCGCGAGTCGTTAACCCCTCGGGCCTCGGTCCCAAGAGCCACGCCCAACAGCGACGCGCGAGCGCTCACAAGCGACGTGGACG GGCCGGCACGTGAGGACGCCGCGGTGAAAAGTGACGATGACAACTATGAACAAGTGGAGGACGTGCCGACAGCGACGCCGCAGAGAACCCGAAAAAGCGTCGGCTTCTTCTAG
- the ethe1 gene encoding persulfide dioxygenase ETHE1, mitochondrial isoform X1: protein MCSVLTRAAARRQDRLRVALGGLRAPSGASSVSPAGGGRPRAGASTRGRRPYSSGTRLNDGLLFRQLFESESSTYTYLLADAVTKDAVLIDPVLETIDRDLKLIEELGLRLKTAVNTHCHADHITSTGLMKTRLAGLKSAVSKFSGAAADILLSEGDRIAFGKHYLTVRETPGHTDGCVTLVTQDQGMAFTGDALLIRGCGRTDFQQGCSKRLFASIHQKIFTLPDRCLVYPAHDYLGQTVSTVGEERTFNPRLTKSLEEFVAIMNNLNLPKPSKIDISVPANLVCGVHHV from the exons ATGTGCTCCGTGCTAACCAGGGCGGCGGCGAGGCGCCAGGACCGGCTGCGAGTCGCGCTCGGTGGCCTCCGCGCGCCAAGCGGCGCCTCGAGCGTTTCGCCGGCCGGTGGCGGACGCCCGCGTGCGGGAGCGTCGACGCGAGGACGGAGGCCGTACTCGTCCGGGACGCGGTTGAACGACGGGCTCCTCTTCCGACAG CTGTTTGAATCCGAGAGCAGCACCTACACCTACCTGCTCGCTGACGCCGTCACCAAGGACGCCGTCCTCATCGACCCCGTGCTGGAGACCATCGACAGGGACCTGAAGCTGATCGAGGAACTCGGGCTCCGTCTGAAAACGGCAG TGAACACTCACTGCCACGCGGACCACATCACCAGCACGGGCTTGATGAAGACCAGGCTGGCCGGGCTGAAGAGCGCCGTTTCCAAGTTCAGCGGGGCCGCCGCCGACATCCTGCTGTCCGAGGGAGACCGGATCGCCTTCGGAAAACAC TATCTCACTGTGAGAGAAACACCGGGACACACCGACGGCTGCGTGACGCTGGTGACCCAGGACCAGGGCATGGCCTTCACCGGTGATGCGTTGCTGATACGAGGCTGCGGCAGGACTGATTTCCAGCAAG GTTGTTCCAAACGGCTCTTCGCTTCCATTCATCAGAAGATCTTTACCCTGCCCGACCGGTGCCTCGTCTACCCGGCGCACGACTACTTAG GTCAGACGGTGTCGACCGTCGGCGAAGAGCGCACCTTCAACCCTCGACTGACCAAGAGCCTGGAGGAATTTGTGGCCATCATGAACAATCTGAATCTTCCAAAGCCTTCAAAAATTG ACATTTCAGTGCCTGCCAACCTGGTTTGCGGAGTGCATCATGTTTGA